The Actinomycetes bacterium genome contains a region encoding:
- a CDS encoding class F sortase yields the protein MASAAALVLLAGCSGSGPRHTEPSPAASSPTPDRATSGAEAARGFRSVRGYQATPIPVRLTIPRIGVASSLVPLGRAPDGTVQVPGRWEVPGWYAPGPRPGDPGSAVILGHVDSTRGPAVFFRLHELRRGDEVHVTRADRSSVRFVVQRTARYAKRLFPTDEVYYPTLTSVLRLVTCGGQFDFTAGHYRSNIIVFATIKT from the coding sequence GTGGCCAGCGCGGCCGCGCTCGTCCTGCTCGCGGGCTGCTCGGGGTCGGGCCCGCGGCACACCGAGCCGTCCCCGGCGGCCAGCTCTCCGACGCCGGACCGGGCAACCAGTGGGGCCGAGGCCGCGCGCGGCTTCCGCTCGGTGCGCGGCTACCAGGCCACGCCCATCCCCGTCCGGCTCACCATCCCCAGGATCGGCGTGGCCAGCTCCCTCGTCCCGCTCGGCCGGGCACCCGACGGCACGGTCCAGGTGCCCGGCCGGTGGGAGGTGCCCGGCTGGTACGCGCCCGGCCCGCGACCAGGCGACCCCGGGTCGGCGGTGATCCTGGGTCATGTCGACTCCACCCGCGGCCCCGCGGTGTTCTTCCGGTTGCACGAGCTGCGTCGGGGCGACGAGGTCCACGTCACGCGCGCCGACCGGTCATCGGTGCGGTTTGTCGTTCAGCGGACCGCGCGGTACGCCAAGAGGCTGTTCCCGACCGATGAGGTGTACTACCCCACGCTGACCTCCGTGCTGCGCCTGGTGACGTGCGGCGGGCAGTTCGACTTCACCGCAGGCCACTACCGCTCCAACATCATTGTCTTCGCCACGATCAAGACCTGA